Below is a genomic region from Helianthus annuus cultivar XRQ/B chromosome 2, HanXRQr2.0-SUNRISE, whole genome shotgun sequence.
gttattatcataaaaatcaaaataaaagtaCTTATGTACATACATACATGAATTATCAAACATACAAAATACATACATGAATTATCAaacatacaaaacaaacaaacacaccCGACTTCTTCTCCCTCACAAACAACCAACGGCGGAGTAACCGCCGTGAAATAATGCGTCACCCCCAACCCTACACCACATAACCTTCCGTTACCTCCGTCAAATCCCTTTATACCAACCCTAAAGTCCCCCAAAATAACCGTCGTCAAACCACCACAATCTCCGGCCACCGCATCCCATTCACCGCCATTCTCAGCCGCTTCAATTCACATTCCGATGACCAAACCGCAACTCCTTCCTCGCCGTTCGCCGGACGATCGCCGGCAACTGCTGCAACCGCATTCGCCGCGTCGAATCAAACGCCTCGGAGAGGTCGTCGGAACAACCACGGCGGAGATCGCAGCTGTGTGCTGCTGTGTTCCCTGTGCGGTGGTTGATTTCATGGTGTTGACGATGTATAAGGTTCCGGCGGGACTGTGCCGGAACGCGATGCGGAAGAGGCGACGGCGGAGGTTGATGATGCGCGGCGGTGGTCGGAGAAACTTTTCCGGCGAGGATGACGTGGCGGTGACGGCTGAGCGGTTTGTTACGACGGAAGTGGATGAAGATGTCGTGGCGTTTGAGAATGAGATGTGGGAGATGTTTTCGGAAACCGGGTTTTGGAGAAGCCCTTCGATGATTGGGAAAAACGTCGTCGTATCGACCAAACCCGAACCCGCCACGTCACCTTTACGTGTCCCCCCTACGCCCCTCAAAGCGTGACTATTGTCACGCCCAATCCCTACGCGCCAAATCTTGTAAAAGTGGTGTCACGACGTGTTGACTTGGATTAATCATGCGCTTACGCGTGAATCCATAATACATAGTCTAATGTTTTGGTTTGTTTGGATTAAATGTATAAACGAATATTTTAATATTGTTGATTGTTTGGCTCGAAAACTATAAGATGGATGAAATCCGTGTGGTGtgtagaaaatgaaaaagtttttatGCACTACTCGTCGTGTGGTGTGTAGATAATGGATAAGTTGTTAATGCACTATTCGAAGATGATATCATGTTTGAGATTAAACTAATTGAGAAATCGATggtttggttttgattttgttgataGTGAGGTTTGTGGTTCGGCGTATATATAAGATTTAAGAGTGTGAGAATAGTGAAAGtctttttgatattttaataatTACACATTTATGATTTTCATATGAAATAATTATAaagttgagaaaaaaaaaactgtacAAAGCACAAGAGTTGTACCCTCACTAGTACGTAAATGTCAGTGTATTTCTTGTGTCAATCATACTTGTACCATGTGATGTGGATTCATTGTAGTGCAATTGATACAACAGGCTCATCAATAATCCACAATTAAATTTGATATTAGTAAAATAGAATTATTAGTACAAAAACTTGTATTAAACCTATAAACACGTTTGATATAATATGAGTTTATTATTTGCGCAAGGGGGAAAAGTTAATGGTGAGCTTTGAACGAGTGATTAATGTTGTAGTTTGTAAATATATAGATAAAAACATTAAAGGGGAAGAAGAGTGTATGAAACAAACATAATGTCATATAATAAATAACGAGTTCTTAAAACCCGCGCGTTGTAGCAGAACTATTAAACCGAACAAAAAATAAGAGTAGAAATGTTGAACCATGTGTGTGTGTTGTAGAGTGTTAACTCGTCAAATTTAGACTGAAACGTAAAACATTACTGTGAAAAAGAATAACTGAGTCAAAACGATAACAAAACCGAAGTAAAAAatcaataaaataatataatataacataatGTAATATCATTCAATATGGTTCAGTTCGTTACAGTGCTGACATTCCTTATAGCAACAAATGCATACATATATAACCCGACACTTAGACTCGCAAGTCTACTCAAGCTCGATAAATGAAGACTATCCTTGGGCTTTTTTATCAAATGGTCTTATTTTAAAGCTTGAGCTTGTTTATGCTTGGTTAGCTCGATTTATACCTTCTTAATTCCTAATAGTCTAGAGATCTtcaattttaataataaaaaaagaacaataaattcaaagtGATGTATatggttttatttattttttgtatgTATTgatagggttgagttcatttcagaactctaaataactacagaactttcagaaatcctaataaacaatcattttatatataagtttttgtatttaagatctttttatcatctattatatgtatttctttgattacatacatgttaaaagtagtttacatatgtttaattgtcAAAATtgtatatatgtgtcataactaattacatatatgtaaaaaaaactagtttacatatgtgtaattataaaattacatataaaaatgataaaattactcttaacatgtgtGTAATCGTAAAaacacacataataaatgataaaatgatcctaaacataaaaatatataaataaaaagattgtttattaggagttctgcaagttctgtaaatatttatagTTCTGAAATGATCTTGACCCTTGATAGTTATATTTAAAGTTTAGTTTCATGTCAAATGGCACATAATTTTTCTTAAGACAAAAACAACTGGATTACATGTAAAAGGAAAATGGGTTGTGCACTTAGTAAGAGTAAATAGAGCATTGAAAAGTGTACAAAATTGAATAGTATTTATGAGAGTGGAGAGAAATTTACAAATTAATATAGGGATAATATGCTAAGAATATGTGGACTTTACTTGGGGATTTTAAATACCACCAAGTGGGATTACCTCGTGCTTCACGGTGGACATTCACGTGGTGCTAGTTCAGTTAGTCATGTGTTGATCACAAGTATTAAACTTGCGGGCGTTGCGACGCTAAAACTGCGAAAAAGTTAACGTCGTCGAAAGTTTATAAAGATAAAATTTAAATTTTTACATGAATCCACCCTAGCGTTGCGGCAAGGGCATTGTAACGTGATAAAATTGACGGAGAATATGTTTATAACTTTAATGACGTATACCAAGGTGCTTATCCCTCTGTTTCTTCATCAAAGCTTTGATGGTTCCTACAAATCTTGATAACACAATCTTTTTAGGCAAACTTTTTAGGGTCTCTGATCACACAATCTTTCCAACATTTTGTCTATTTCCATGTAGGTAAATTCACAATTCCACGTATACCTCTGTTGGATTCATATGATATTTGGGTTTTGTAATCTCTTCAAGTGTTGATATTTGATAAGCTTTTATGTATTAGGCCCAAAACCATTGGGCCGGGCCAACTAGGAATACACTCAATAATGGTCACAAATTGATTTTGTATTTTTGGgtaacaacccccccccccccccacacacacacacacacacattaatTTGGACTACATGAATTAATACATGTCCAAAATTGGGCTATATACATGGACCAAATAAATATAACATTAGGTCCAAACAAGTGAAACAAGTCCACATATAATGTCTTGTATATCAATTCCTTCTCTTATCTCTCACTTATCACATTTACTTCCAGTTCATGgcttatagcctagtggcatcttaggAGTAGGAGCAGGCTTATAGACCATTAgatcctgggttcgattcccacaagatGGTTCCGCTTATCCAaaatttaccgttcaaaaaaTCACATTTACTTGCATGCTTCTATGTTGTAAATATACTTGCAAGTTATGCACACTTATTTTGATATAGTTCACTGACATAAGCGTCGCCCCGAGCTCCACTTTCAAGTCGACTTCTAACAAGTTCTTTATACGATGCGTTCCGGATCTCAACTCACAACTCAGGAATGCTAGATCAGTTAGCCAACAATGGAAAAGGCATATGCAACAATAAAAAACCAAAGAAGTCTCCTTCATTAAAGTTCCGAAAATGGAAGACATGCAACAACATATTTCTTGGCTTATTGCTACTTAATTCCTTAAACCATACACCCCCTAAACATCTAAACTTTTTCACCCACAATCAAAATCTTgcaaattaaaaacaaaaacacatataTGGTGCTGAGCTTGATCACTGCTCTGAACCAACATCGCCCCATCGAACCTTGTATCTTGCAGCAAGATAGTGGGACCCAACCGGACCCCGGCTTCCATACGGGTAATATTCCGGTACAGTTTTCTTTTCTTCAAGCTCTTTTAGTACAGGAGTGAATAACGACCAAGCCGCATCTAATTCATCACTGCGTATAAAAAGTCTTCTTTCACCTTCAATTGCATCTAATAGAAGTCTTTCATACGCATCCGGAATCTCCTTATCGTATCTGTTTcaacattaaaattaaaataataataatttgtggGCCCCGTTTTTGTAACATGTAGATAACATAAAGAgaaaaatgccatttttgtccctgaggtttggccagttttgtgacttttgtccaaaggtttgttttttcgcatctggatccaaaaggtttgaaatcttgccattttgatccggcttgttaactccat
It encodes:
- the LOC110924983 gene encoding uncharacterized protein LOC110924983, with amino-acid sequence MTKPQLLPRRSPDDRRQLLQPHSPRRIKRLGEVVGTTTAEIAAVCCCVPCAVVDFMVLTMYKVPAGLCRNAMRKRRRRRLMMRGGGRRNFSGEDDVAVTAERFVTTEVDEDVVAFENEMWEMFSETGFWRSPSMIGKNVVVSTKPEPATSPLRVPPTPLKA